DNA sequence from the Alteribacter lacisalsi genome:
TTCAGTTCCGCTTCGAGTTTTTCAGTCTGTTCGGTTGTAATTCCGGCAAGCGGAGAAATGCCTCCAATCGCCTCGTAACGTTCAATCAGATCGTTAAGGGCCTCTTCGGATGGCTTACGTCCGCGGCGGATGTGCGTGTAATAAGGCTCCACTTCATCGAGGCTTCGGGGCGTACCATAGGCCATAACGAGCAATCCGTATTTTTCCTTCATCTTTTACCCCTCCGGATTAGAGAATTATTTAGTCAGCTTTTCTCTTGAGTAATCGTGTACAAAAGCAGTAAGACGCTGAAGTGTTTCCGGCTTGATTTCTGGGAACACACCGTGTCCAAGGTTGAAAATAAAGCCGGGCTGCTCCAGTCCCTGGTCGAGTACTTCCTTCGCACGGGTTTCAATAACGTCCCATGGCGCGAGAAGAATCGTTGGATCGAGGTTCCCCTGAACGGTTTTCGTAATGCCGTCCGCTCTTGCTTCTCCGATTGGATAGCGCCAGTCGAGACCGACAACGTCAACTGGAAGTTCATGCCAGTCTTTTGTGAGATGACGGGCACCGACTCCGAACGTAATAAGCGGCACTCCGGTTTCTTTCTTCACTTCCGAGAAGATCCGATTCATGACAGGCTTCACGTATGTCCGGTAGTCTGCCGCACTGAGTGCCCCAACCCACGAATCAAAGATCTGAATAGCCTGGGCGCCTGCTGCCACCTGGGCTTTCGTGTAGGTGATCACCATGTCCCCGAGCTTGTCCATTAATTTAAACCAGGCTTCCGGCTCGGAATACATCATTGCTTTTGTCTTATTATAATTCTTGGAAGGACCGCCCTCAATCATATAGCTTGACAGGGTAAACGGTGCCCCGCTGAAGCCGATCAGAGGTACATTCAGCTGTTCCCTCAGGATACCGATCGTTTCCAGTACGAAAGGGACGTCCTGTTCCGGGTTCAGTTCTCCGAGTTTTTCCACATCGCTGCCTGAGCGGAGCGGGTTATCAATCACCGGGCCGATCCCTTTTTTAATTTCCACATCCACACCAATAGCCGGCAGCGGGGTCATAATATCCTTATACAGGATGGCAGCATCATTGCTGTACTGATCAACAGGCAGCTTTGTTACCCACGCGCACAGCTCAGGCTGCTGCGTAATTTCCTCCAGGGAGTATTTTTCCTTGATTTTACGATATTCAGGCTGGGAACGTCCCGCCTGCCTCATATACCAAACGGGGACGTGGTCCACCGCTTCTTTTCTGGCCGCTTTTAAAAGCCGGTCGTTAAACATACTTGAGCACCTCTCTTATGTAAGCTCTTTCTCCGGACTGTGAAAGGAAGGGGAGTCCCGCCTCAGACAGACGGCCCTTCCCTTCACACTGAAATAAACAGTCGTTTATAAATATACTAATCGTTTGTGAAAATGTACAGTTCAGGGGCTCAATTGTCATAAAATCGCTAATAATCGACTACTTCGTCCAGTTGCTTTTCTGGTCATCATACGTGTTTGGGACCTGCGGGCGTTTTTTTTGTCCTGAAAGAGGCGCGCGGAATAGCAGATCGCCCCAGTCTCTCAGACGGAACGGCGCAAACGGACTCATATAGTAGTTGCCGAAGCTTTTCAGGCTGGCAAGATGTATGGTAATAAAAATAAACCCGATCACGATGCCGTAAAGACCGAAACCGGCTGCAATAATCATCAGGGCAAACCGGAGCATTCTGAATGTAATACTTACATTGTAGGACGGCAGGGAAAAAGATGAAATCGCTGTGAGTGCTACCACAATAATCATAATCGGACTTACGATCCCGGCTCTTACAGCAGCATCCCCAATGACCAGCCCGCCGACGATCCCGATCGTCTGCCCGATCGGGTTCGGCAGTCTGATTCCCGCTTCCCTTAATAGCTCCAGGGTAAACTCCATGGCAAACGCTTCAATAAAGCTCGGAAAAGGCACCCCTTCACGGGTTCCGGCAATCGACACGGCAAGCAGTGTGGGAATCATCCCCTGGTGATAGGAAACCATCGCAATATAGATAGCCGGGAGAAACAGGGCGATGAAGGCTGCCACGTAACGGAGCAGCCTGATAAGTGTGCCGATCTGCCAGCGGTCGTAATTGTCTTCCGGTGATTTAAACAGAAATTGAAACGTTACCGGTGCAAGGAGGGCAAAAGGGGTCCCGTCCAGTGAAACGGCAATACCGCCGTTCATTAGTGAACTGACCGTTTTATCCGGCCTCTCCGTTCTCAGCACCTGGGGAAAAGGAGACAGAACGTTGTCTTCAACTAGCTGTTCAATATTCCCGGATTCCTCAGTGTCGTCTGTGTCAATACACGAAATCCGGTACCGCATTTCATCCACCAGTTTAGGGTCAGCAATGCCTTTAATATACATCAGTGCGAAATCGCGCTTTGATCTGCGCCCGATCTGGCCGAACTGAAGAACAAAGTTTGGATCTCTCACACGCCTTCTGACCAGCCCCACATTGGTGTGCAGGACCTCATTAAAGCCGTCCCGCGGTCCCCGTACGAGAAGCTCACTTGGCGGTTCCTGGAGCCCGCGCTGTTCAAACTGTCTGGAGTCAATGATCACAAACGTCTGCACACCATCAATAGCAAGAAGGGCCTGGCCGGCCATAAACCCGAGGACCGCATCCTCAACGTTATCGGTGGTCTCCACCTCGTTAAACAGAATAGTGTCTTCCATTAATGAATCGATAAA
Encoded proteins:
- the hemE gene encoding uroporphyrinogen decarboxylase, which encodes MFNDRLLKAARKEAVDHVPVWYMRQAGRSQPEYRKIKEKYSLEEITQQPELCAWVTKLPVDQYSNDAAILYKDIMTPLPAIGVDVEIKKGIGPVIDNPLRSGSDVEKLGELNPEQDVPFVLETIGILREQLNVPLIGFSGAPFTLSSYMIEGGPSKNYNKTKAMMYSEPEAWFKLMDKLGDMVITYTKAQVAAGAQAIQIFDSWVGALSAADYRTYVKPVMNRIFSEVKKETGVPLITFGVGARHLTKDWHELPVDVVGLDWRYPIGEARADGITKTVQGNLDPTILLAPWDVIETRAKEVLDQGLEQPGFIFNLGHGVFPEIKPETLQRLTAFVHDYSREKLTK
- a CDS encoding spore germination protein; this translates as MFKKLFRRLNQDPVRENDEYMIEITGNLDETKKTLDKIIAESDDVVVREFNIAKKRRAIMYVIDSLANMQTLEENIIRPLMYFRRELPDIKNEQKFIDSLMEDTILFNEVETTDNVEDAVLGFMAGQALLAIDGVQTFVIIDSRQFEQRGLQEPPSELLVRGPRDGFNEVLHTNVGLVRRRVRDPNFVLQFGQIGRRSKRDFALMYIKGIADPKLVDEMRYRISCIDTDDTEESGNIEQLVEDNVLSPFPQVLRTERPDKTVSSLMNGGIAVSLDGTPFALLAPVTFQFLFKSPEDNYDRWQIGTLIRLLRYVAAFIALFLPAIYIAMVSYHQGMIPTLLAVSIAGTREGVPFPSFIEAFAMEFTLELLREAGIRLPNPIGQTIGIVGGLVIGDAAVRAGIVSPIMIIVVALTAISSFSLPSYNVSITFRMLRFALMIIAAGFGLYGIVIGFIFITIHLASLKSFGNYYMSPFAPFRLRDWGDLLFRAPLSGQKKRPQVPNTYDDQKSNWTK